In one Vanacampus margaritifer isolate UIUO_Vmar chromosome 11, RoL_Vmar_1.0, whole genome shotgun sequence genomic region, the following are encoded:
- the il17d gene encoding interleukin-17D produces the protein MDPVDPREPRNSCSHAVRTAHSRARCLSSRTALRGKRTQARTRTRSRKLTRRECDGSARSHLARHTGKARESSGKLAMPPGPRVPLLLAAAALLLLLLAAHAAAVGGRVRKKATRSRSCLDLPEEILEQMFGRLSVGVLSAFHHALQLEPRDRVNLSCPGAASDGKSKLPVNLLSVSPWAYRISYDPSRYPRHIPEAYCLCKGCLTGPRRQESQQYRSTPVYAPSVVLRRSGSCVGGRHSYSEVYVSVAVGCTCVPLLDKDRAVQNATRTLDSWRTAKSKAARAWG, from the exons ATGGACCCAGTTGATCCAAGAGAGCCCCGCAACAGCTGCTCCCACGCCGTGCGCACCGCCCACTCCCGCGCCAGATGTTTGTCTAGCAGGACTGCGCTGCGCGGAAAGAGGACACAAGCTCGCACTCGCACTCGCAGCCGCAAGTTGACCCGCCGGGAGTGCGATGGGAGCGCGCGTTCGCACTTAGCTCGCCACACCGGGAAAGCTCGGGAAAGCTCGGGAAAGCTCGCCATGCCCCCCGGGCCCCGCGTGCCGCTGCTGCTGGCGGCCGccgcgctgctgctgctcctcctcGCCGCCCACGCCGCCGCGGTGGGCGGCCGCGTGCGAAAGAAGGCGACCCGGAGCCGCTCGTGCCTGGACCTTCCCGAGGAGATCCTGGAGCAGATGTTCGGCCGCCTGTCGGTGGGCGTGCTGAGCGCCTTCCACCACGCCCTGCAGCTGGAGCCCCGGGACCGGGTCAACCTCAGCTGCCCCGGCGCCGCCTCGGACGGCAAGAGCAAACTCCCGGTCAACCTGCTCAGCGTCTCACCTTGGGCCTACAG GATCTCGTACGACCCGAGCCGGTACCCTCGTCACATCCCGGAGGCGTACTGCTTGTGTAAAGGCTGCCTGACCGGACCTCGGCGGCAGGAGAGCCAGCAGTATCGCAGCACTCCGGTCTACGCTCCCTCCGTGGTCCTCAGGAGGTCCGGTTCTTGCGTGGGGGGTCGGCACTCGTACTCGGAGGTGTACGTGTCCGTCGCGGTGGGCTGCACCTGCGTCCCGCTGCTGGACAAGGACCGGGCCGTGCAGAACGCCACGAGGACTCTGGACTCTTGGAGGACGGCAAAGTCCAAAGCTGCGCGGGCTTGGGGATGA